A region of Myxococcus stipitatus DSM 14675 DNA encodes the following proteins:
- a CDS encoding tetratricopeptide repeat protein, with amino-acid sequence MVFVRKSVIALSAVLLLGAAEPSESARASFVQGESALSSGRLEQAAAAYREALSATPGYAAALNGLGSVLFRQGQLKDAIARFQEATEADPEHKMAFFNLGYAARKSSDWATAARAYSRYVELEPADADGYYGLAESHRLLGDRTQAIAAYQGYILREKRPAEQVWVQKARGHLKALGGEPLPANAQVEDSRRIAAPAASAPAVTTPAPAAPSTPVASPPEKSNTPAPAVAAGGAPQDVERPQEPIPFPSTRATSEASPERTPNPALAAARIRDGDALMKERRYREAAFAFLDASHADSGHVEALFKLGNALAVLGYYGQAVEKWESVSRLTQDATIRQSAQDNITRARAKQAQVGTSPQAAGLAPGSGPVADTTRAQARRAYEQGVQRIGAKDFTTALTHLSQAIQLEPMLAVAYTARGSANIGLRRYAEAAADYQFALELEPQSASPLYGLAESYRALGRNAEARGLYERYAASSAADVRPQLQEESRQKASKLR; translated from the coding sequence ATGGTTTTCGTGCGCAAGTCCGTCATCGCCCTATCCGCGGTGTTGCTGCTCGGCGCGGCGGAGCCGTCCGAGTCCGCTCGGGCCTCTTTTGTCCAGGGCGAGTCCGCGTTGTCCTCGGGCCGGTTGGAGCAGGCCGCCGCCGCGTATCGCGAGGCCCTGTCCGCCACTCCTGGCTATGCCGCCGCGCTCAACGGTCTGGGCAGCGTGCTCTTCCGGCAAGGCCAATTGAAGGACGCCATCGCGCGCTTCCAGGAGGCCACGGAGGCGGACCCCGAGCACAAGATGGCCTTCTTCAACCTGGGCTATGCCGCGCGCAAGTCGAGCGACTGGGCCACCGCGGCCCGCGCCTACTCGCGCTACGTGGAGCTGGAGCCCGCGGACGCGGATGGCTACTACGGCCTGGCGGAGAGTCACCGGTTGCTCGGCGACAGGACGCAGGCGATCGCCGCGTACCAGGGCTACATCCTCCGCGAGAAGCGCCCGGCCGAGCAGGTCTGGGTGCAGAAGGCACGCGGACACCTGAAGGCCCTGGGTGGGGAGCCGCTTCCCGCGAACGCGCAGGTCGAGGACTCGCGCCGCATCGCCGCGCCGGCGGCCTCGGCTCCCGCGGTGACGACGCCCGCGCCCGCTGCTCCGAGCACGCCCGTCGCATCCCCGCCGGAGAAGTCGAACACCCCCGCGCCCGCTGTCGCGGCGGGAGGCGCGCCGCAGGACGTGGAGCGTCCGCAGGAGCCCATTCCCTTCCCGTCGACACGCGCGACCTCGGAGGCCTCTCCGGAGCGCACGCCGAACCCCGCGCTCGCGGCGGCGCGCATCCGCGACGGTGATGCGCTGATGAAGGAGCGCCGCTATCGCGAGGCGGCCTTCGCGTTCCTCGATGCCTCGCACGCGGACTCGGGCCATGTGGAGGCGCTCTTCAAGCTGGGCAACGCGCTGGCGGTGCTCGGCTACTACGGGCAGGCCGTGGAGAAGTGGGAGTCGGTGAGCCGGCTGACGCAGGACGCCACCATTCGCCAGAGCGCGCAGGACAACATCACGCGGGCCCGCGCGAAGCAGGCCCAGGTGGGGACCTCTCCTCAGGCGGCTGGGTTGGCGCCGGGCTCGGGTCCTGTCGCGGACACGACGCGCGCCCAGGCCCGGAGGGCGTACGAGCAAGGGGTGCAGCGCATTGGCGCGAAGGACTTCACCACCGCGCTGACGCACCTCTCCCAGGCCATCCAACTGGAGCCCATGCTGGCGGTGGCCTACACCGCGCGCGGCAGCGCGAACATCGGCCTGCGCCGCTATGCGGAGGCCGCGGCGGACTATCAGTTCGCGTTGGAGCTCGAGCCCCAGTCGGCCTCGCCGCTGTATGGACTGGCTGAATCCTACCGCGCCCTTGGGCGCAACGCCGAGGCCCGAGGTCTCTACGAGCGCTACGCCGCCTCGTCCGCCGCGGACGTACGGCCCCAGCTCCAGGAGGAATCTCGACAGAAGGCGTCGAAGCTGCGTTGA
- a CDS encoding PH domain-containing protein codes for MTGRDAEMDGRQVFRPRRGLAVAMAVAGLLWVGVLLYLFKFEGVPLKTFLSAGFFILFFAVSLTYYARTLIVVDARGITYRGMVRTRRLAFSDIRNVDVLPGPVTVYAIRGQWGFVHFTSFFRHHQTLARILVERAGLGPLPG; via the coding sequence ATGACCGGGCGCGACGCGGAGATGGACGGACGGCAGGTCTTTCGCCCTCGTCGTGGCCTCGCGGTCGCGATGGCGGTGGCGGGTCTGCTCTGGGTGGGCGTCCTGCTCTACCTCTTCAAGTTCGAAGGGGTGCCGCTGAAGACCTTCCTGTCAGCGGGCTTCTTCATCCTCTTCTTCGCTGTCTCGCTCACCTACTACGCGCGAACACTCATCGTGGTGGATGCCCGAGGCATCACCTACCGCGGCATGGTCCGCACGCGACGCCTGGCCTTCTCCGACATCCGCAATGTCGACGTGTTGCCGGGACCCGTCACTGTCTACGCCATTCGTGGACAGTGGGGATTCGTACACTTCACCAGCTTCTTCCGGCATCACCAGACATTGGCTCGGATTCTCGTGGAGCGTGCCGGGCTGGGCCCGTTGCCTGGGTGA
- a CDS encoding FHA domain-containing protein: MRFEFQHLGTTTPFELPEGHHLLGGGPEDHVRLEALPPNLLTLHIEGPRLMVEASRTFNVNGVLVPPGVSRLVLPGEVVGLPDTMALSVLPEVPTDRGLGTLAVLKGMLTGLDAPTPSRAATLTCLTGLDVGRTHALAESLTELGRGQEATLRLRDRSVSRNHARIHHDEGVFTLEDLGSPNGVYVNGQRVREQMPLTDGDVVELGRTLLRFQAPLEDPPETPATPESEPPAAPPKRRISRGEWWLVALGGTAALAGLVVTYLLTTG; the protein is encoded by the coding sequence ATGCGCTTCGAATTCCAACACCTGGGCACCACCACCCCGTTCGAGCTTCCCGAGGGACACCACCTGCTCGGCGGTGGACCCGAAGACCATGTCCGGCTGGAGGCCCTCCCCCCCAACCTCCTGACCCTGCACATCGAGGGTCCCCGCCTCATGGTGGAGGCCTCCCGGACCTTCAACGTCAACGGAGTGCTCGTGCCACCGGGCGTGTCGCGGCTGGTGCTCCCAGGCGAGGTGGTGGGCCTGCCCGACACGATGGCCTTGAGCGTGCTCCCCGAAGTCCCCACGGACCGAGGCCTTGGAACGCTCGCGGTGCTCAAGGGAATGCTCACGGGACTCGATGCCCCCACCCCCTCCCGAGCGGCCACCCTCACCTGCTTGACGGGCCTGGACGTGGGACGGACTCACGCGCTCGCGGAGTCCCTCACGGAGCTGGGCCGAGGTCAGGAAGCCACGCTGCGACTGCGCGACAGGTCCGTGTCTCGAAACCATGCACGCATCCATCATGACGAGGGTGTCTTCACGCTGGAGGACCTCGGGAGCCCCAATGGCGTGTACGTCAACGGGCAGCGGGTGCGGGAGCAGATGCCGCTGACGGACGGCGACGTGGTGGAGCTGGGCCGCACGTTGCTGCGATTCCAGGCGCCCCTGGAGGACCCACCGGAGACTCCCGCCACGCCGGAGAGCGAGCCCCCGGCGGCTCCCCCCAAGCGACGCATCTCCCGTGGAGAGTGGTGGCTCGTCGCGCTGGGAGGCACGGCGGCGCTGGCGGGCCTGGTCGTCACCTACTTGCTGACGACGGGGTAG
- a CDS encoding YqjF family protein: MRPFLTATWRYLLMLNYEVDPQVLAPLVPRGTELDTWRGKAFASMVGFRFLDTRVRGLAVPFHRDFDEVNLRYYVRYRGPEGWRRGVAFVRELVPRWAIATVARVLYNEPYLALPMRHSVEMQGAEQGTRGRVEYAWKHGGQWHRLAAHTRGTPLSSTEGSQEEFITEHYWGYTPQRDGGCAEYRVEHPRWSVWQAEDATFDCDVSRLYGDRFVPFLRGTPASAFVADGSGVSVYPGTRLSEGAQLSAPAA, translated from the coding sequence ATGCGCCCCTTCCTCACGGCCACGTGGCGGTACCTCTTGATGCTGAACTACGAGGTGGACCCCCAGGTCCTCGCGCCCCTCGTCCCTCGCGGCACCGAGCTGGACACGTGGCGAGGCAAGGCCTTCGCCAGCATGGTGGGCTTCCGCTTCCTGGACACGCGCGTGCGGGGGCTCGCGGTGCCGTTCCACCGCGACTTCGACGAGGTCAACCTGCGCTACTACGTGCGCTACCGGGGCCCCGAAGGCTGGCGGCGCGGGGTGGCCTTCGTGCGCGAGCTCGTCCCTCGCTGGGCCATCGCCACCGTCGCCCGCGTCCTCTACAACGAGCCGTACCTCGCGCTGCCCATGCGCCACAGCGTCGAGATGCAGGGCGCCGAGCAGGGCACGCGAGGGCGCGTGGAATACGCCTGGAAGCACGGGGGCCAGTGGCACCGCCTCGCGGCCCACACGCGTGGCACGCCCCTCTCCAGCACCGAGGGCTCCCAGGAAGAGTTCATCACCGAGCACTACTGGGGCTACACGCCGCAGCGAGATGGCGGCTGCGCGGAGTACCGCGTGGAGCACCCGCGCTGGTCCGTGTGGCAGGCGGAGGACGCGACGTTCGACTGCGACGTGTCGCGGCTGTACGGCGACCGCTTCGTCCCCTTCCTGCGTGGCACTCCCGCCTCGGCCTTCGTCGCCGACGGCTCCGGCGTGTCCGTGTACCCAGGCACGCGACTGTCCGAAGGCGCACAGCTCTCCGCCCCCGCCGCGTGA
- a CDS encoding LppP/LprE family lipoprotein: MSRHRMPTLLCAVLLPLVSLGAPTPEAPVSTGSAWVDTQPIPTWNKPNSPLPKAPQGNGQSLRTGDCAKLARKPTTASDRALMKAGWTLLGPLKIFDTTEVITAAAEGDGMCRAMGFHVFVFVNGRFAGTLSPEPMSDRFDGAMGEVHILDARNLTATVRRYSAEDPLCCPSREAHVDYEIQAAPKGPVVTATQATTQPTLQR, from the coding sequence ATGTCGCGACACCGCATGCCCACGCTGCTCTGCGCCGTGCTGCTCCCGCTCGTCTCCCTGGGAGCCCCCACCCCCGAGGCCCCCGTGTCCACGGGCTCCGCATGGGTGGACACCCAGCCGATTCCCACCTGGAACAAGCCGAACAGCCCGCTCCCCAAGGCCCCCCAGGGCAACGGCCAGTCCCTGCGCACGGGAGACTGCGCCAAGCTCGCGCGCAAGCCCACCACCGCATCGGACCGGGCCTTGATGAAGGCGGGATGGACGCTGCTCGGTCCTCTCAAGATTTTCGACACGACGGAGGTCATCACCGCCGCGGCCGAGGGCGATGGCATGTGCCGCGCCATGGGCTTCCACGTCTTCGTCTTCGTCAACGGGCGCTTCGCGGGAACGCTGTCACCCGAGCCCATGTCGGACCGCTTCGACGGCGCCATGGGCGAGGTCCACATCCTCGACGCCAGGAACCTCACGGCCACGGTGCGCCGCTACTCCGCCGAGGACCCGCTCTGCTGTCCCTCGCGCGAGGCCCACGTGGACTACGAGATTCAAGCAGCCCCCAAGGGCCCCGTGGTGACAGCCACCCAGGCCACCACCCAGCCGACGTTGCAGCGCTGA
- a CDS encoding carbohydrate-binding family 9-like protein — MRTSSLVLLLTLSSLVTACRDEQAGPKPRTQRLPEPAQARLLDAAPSDLTFRAGTTFAEGAVVYLGSKVTPPNAAPGEEVRLSHYFQARRPPPQGYGFFVHVVDEAGGGMLINADHEVQNGAAPLASWPVDKVVEDVHSVPMPAVPARVMLGFWRGDARLPVDEASAQDGAHRMMGPRLGGNAAAELPEYLVRRASAAPTIDGVLDDAAWKSASPVVLRGSFDGREVRLRTEARLAYDDEFLYVAFDAEDPDVWGTLLKRDDPIYEQEVVEIFLDANADGRTYNELQVSPHNVNFDASFVGRRQGMDVSWDSGMKSAVKVRGTLDDASDKDEGWSVEMRIPFARLSEVPHIPPRPGDRWRFNLYRLEHHGRRTVEGQAFSPLFVGDFHALPRFAWLTFQ, encoded by the coding sequence ATGCGCACCTCATCCCTCGTTCTTCTGCTGACCCTGTCGAGCCTGGTGACGGCCTGCCGCGATGAGCAGGCAGGTCCCAAGCCGCGCACGCAGCGCTTGCCCGAGCCGGCCCAGGCCCGCCTCCTGGACGCCGCACCGTCGGACCTGACGTTCCGCGCGGGCACCACCTTCGCTGAAGGCGCGGTGGTGTACCTGGGCTCGAAGGTGACGCCGCCGAATGCCGCCCCGGGAGAGGAAGTGCGTCTGTCGCACTACTTCCAGGCCCGACGTCCGCCGCCCCAGGGCTATGGCTTCTTCGTCCACGTGGTCGACGAAGCGGGCGGTGGGATGCTCATCAACGCGGACCACGAAGTGCAGAACGGCGCCGCGCCCCTGGCCTCGTGGCCCGTGGACAAGGTCGTCGAGGATGTCCACAGCGTGCCCATGCCCGCTGTGCCCGCGCGAGTGATGCTGGGCTTCTGGCGCGGGGATGCGCGGCTGCCCGTCGACGAGGCCTCCGCGCAGGACGGCGCCCATCGCATGATGGGCCCTCGGCTCGGGGGCAACGCGGCCGCGGAACTGCCCGAGTACCTCGTGCGCCGGGCGAGCGCCGCTCCCACCATCGACGGTGTGTTGGACGACGCGGCCTGGAAGTCGGCGTCGCCCGTGGTGCTGCGCGGCAGCTTCGATGGACGCGAGGTCCGGCTTCGCACCGAGGCGCGGCTCGCGTACGACGATGAGTTCCTCTACGTGGCCTTCGACGCGGAGGACCCCGACGTCTGGGGCACGCTGCTCAAGCGGGATGACCCCATCTACGAGCAGGAGGTGGTGGAGATCTTCCTCGACGCCAACGCGGATGGCCGGACGTACAACGAGCTGCAGGTGTCACCCCACAACGTCAACTTCGATGCGTCCTTCGTCGGGCGCCGTCAGGGGATGGATGTGTCGTGGGACTCGGGGATGAAGTCGGCCGTGAAGGTGCGAGGCACGCTCGACGATGCCTCCGACAAGGACGAAGGCTGGTCCGTGGAGATGCGCATTCCGTTCGCGCGGCTCTCGGAGGTGCCCCACATCCCACCGCGCCCCGGGGACCGCTGGCGCTTCAACCTCTACCGCCTGGAGCATCACGGGCGTCGCACGGTGGAGGGGCAGGCCTTCTCGCCGCTCTTCGTGGGCGACTTCCACGCGCTGCCTCGCTTCGCGTGGCTGACGTTCCAGTAG
- a CDS encoding DNA internalization-related competence protein ComEC/Rec2, with protein sequence MDRYAWRDLGTRPLFFPSLSLLLGALWAPRTDASAELFLVCGVFLGLFGLALARLPGAHLAVLGALGLAGVGLARWEARTEVPLVLTRGGDAVVEGEVERVDPLEGATRVRLAVARAGPGDAALERARFKVNLTLRGSSPPPLLPGQRLRTTARLTPHAPAANPGEKDFSSVRWRQGVAFLATADAEAVLVLSRAPGWRWEVEDTRERLAEATHRLAPSRDAAALFLTLAAGRRAELDAAWEEAFSKAGLAHVLSVSGLHVAALALMTLALLRRLLVRVGERWRKVDARRVAAPAAVPFVWAYVLFTGSQPPAVRSAVMATVVLLGLSWWKRADGLNGLAAAALVLGMWAPSSVEDLSLRLSFLAVLGLVLLVPALRLALPLSPPAPGEQRRWVRLWGKARESVAQTLCASAAATLAGLPVVAWAFGRVSLAGLVSNVVALPLCGLLTGVAAGGAALFVVAPPLATPVLWVGAWASELLLWLTRVFAAMPWASVEVASLGGWSALYALGLLSWALGTGRWRLGGWLAPLALVASVFVPRLMPQPGLRVTFLSVGQGDAVVLSSDGHHALVDGGGAPGGADTGTRFVLPYLRHQGISRLDLAVLSHPHPDHALGLVSALGSIPTARLWLPAGDEGGPLSRRVVAAARDAHVEEVEAGHPPLTLGEATLEVLGPPEAAERELLEGVNDRSVVLRVRHGDVTVLLPGDVEHAAEEQLAETVGPVTVMKAPHHGSRTSSTQALLERARPRYVVFCVGRRNRFGFPHPDVEARYRALGSECWRTDIDGAVTVESDGRDVRLLPHLTREPPLGEPRLADDGRHSHR encoded by the coding sequence GTGGATCGTTACGCGTGGCGCGACCTGGGGACGCGTCCCCTCTTTTTTCCCTCGTTGAGCTTGCTGCTGGGCGCTCTCTGGGCACCAAGAACGGACGCCTCCGCGGAGCTATTTCTGGTCTGCGGGGTTTTCCTAGGACTGTTCGGTCTAGCGCTCGCTCGGCTGCCCGGTGCGCATCTGGCGGTGCTGGGCGCCCTCGGGCTGGCCGGAGTGGGCCTGGCGCGCTGGGAGGCTCGCACCGAGGTGCCCCTGGTCCTGACCCGAGGCGGAGACGCCGTCGTCGAGGGTGAAGTGGAGCGGGTGGACCCGTTGGAGGGAGCCACTCGCGTGAGGCTCGCGGTGGCCCGAGCGGGGCCTGGAGACGCGGCGCTCGAGCGTGCCCGGTTCAAGGTGAACCTGACGCTGCGGGGTTCCTCGCCGCCCCCCCTGCTTCCAGGACAGCGCCTTCGAACCACGGCTCGGCTGACGCCGCATGCCCCCGCGGCCAATCCCGGGGAGAAGGACTTCTCGTCGGTCCGCTGGCGGCAGGGCGTGGCCTTCCTGGCGACGGCGGATGCGGAGGCCGTGCTGGTGTTGTCTCGAGCGCCTGGGTGGCGCTGGGAGGTGGAGGACACACGGGAGCGGTTGGCGGAGGCCACCCATCGGCTGGCGCCGTCTCGCGACGCGGCGGCACTGTTCCTCACGTTGGCCGCGGGTCGACGCGCGGAGCTGGATGCGGCGTGGGAAGAGGCCTTCTCGAAAGCAGGGCTCGCGCATGTCCTGAGCGTGAGTGGTCTGCACGTCGCGGCGCTGGCGCTGATGACCCTCGCGCTGCTTCGCCGGCTGTTGGTTCGCGTGGGGGAACGGTGGCGGAAGGTCGATGCCCGACGGGTGGCGGCACCCGCCGCGGTGCCCTTCGTCTGGGCCTATGTGCTGTTCACCGGAAGCCAGCCGCCAGCGGTGCGCTCGGCGGTGATGGCCACGGTGGTGCTGCTGGGGCTGTCGTGGTGGAAGCGCGCGGATGGCTTGAATGGCCTCGCGGCGGCGGCCCTGGTGCTGGGGATGTGGGCGCCCTCCAGTGTCGAGGACCTGTCCTTGCGACTGTCGTTCCTCGCGGTGCTGGGCCTGGTGCTGCTCGTGCCGGCACTGAGGCTGGCCCTGCCCCTCTCACCTCCGGCCCCTGGTGAACAGCGGCGATGGGTTCGACTCTGGGGCAAGGCTCGCGAGTCCGTCGCCCAGACGTTGTGCGCGAGCGCCGCGGCCACGCTGGCCGGGCTGCCCGTCGTCGCCTGGGCTTTTGGACGTGTGAGCCTGGCGGGACTCGTCTCCAACGTCGTCGCCCTTCCTCTCTGCGGCCTGCTCACCGGAGTGGCCGCCGGGGGGGCCGCGCTGTTCGTCGTCGCACCACCCCTTGCGACTCCCGTGCTGTGGGTGGGTGCGTGGGCCTCGGAGCTCCTGCTGTGGCTCACGCGGGTGTTCGCCGCCATGCCCTGGGCGTCGGTGGAGGTGGCGTCGCTCGGCGGTTGGTCCGCGCTGTACGCGCTGGGACTCTTGTCATGGGCGCTGGGCACGGGACGGTGGCGGCTGGGGGGATGGCTTGCCCCCCTCGCGCTCGTGGCCTCGGTGTTCGTCCCCCGGCTCATGCCCCAGCCGGGGCTGCGGGTCACCTTCCTCTCCGTGGGGCAAGGCGACGCGGTGGTGCTCAGCTCCGATGGCCATCATGCGCTTGTCGACGGGGGCGGGGCGCCCGGTGGCGCGGACACGGGGACTCGCTTCGTGCTGCCCTATCTGCGGCATCAGGGCATCTCGCGCCTGGACCTCGCGGTGTTGTCCCATCCCCATCCGGACCATGCGCTGGGGCTGGTGTCCGCGTTGGGAAGCATTCCCACCGCGCGCCTGTGGCTCCCCGCTGGAGATGAAGGCGGGCCACTCTCCCGACGGGTGGTCGCCGCCGCGCGCGATGCCCACGTCGAGGAAGTGGAGGCGGGTCATCCCCCGCTGACCTTGGGCGAGGCCACGCTGGAGGTGCTGGGCCCGCCCGAAGCCGCGGAGCGCGAACTGCTGGAGGGCGTCAACGACCGCAGCGTGGTGCTGAGAGTCCGCCATGGTGACGTCACCGTCCTTCTGCCCGGGGACGTGGAGCACGCCGCGGAGGAACAGCTCGCGGAAACAGTGGGCCCGGTGACGGTGATGAAGGCCCCGCACCATGGCTCACGAACCTCGTCCACCCAGGCCCTCCTGGAGCGAGCCCGTCCCCGCTACGTCGTCTTCTGCGTCGGCCGCCGCAATCGCTTCGGCTTCCCGCATCCCGACGTGGAGGCTCGCTACCGGGCCCTGGGCAGCGAGTGTTGGAGGACGGACATCGACGGAGCCGTCACGGTGGAGAGTGATGGCCGGGATGTCCGGCTGCTCCCCCACCTGACGCGCGAGCCACCCTTGGGGGAGCCTCGACTTGCCGACGATGGACGGCATTCCCATCGTTGA
- a CDS encoding CarD family transcriptional regulator → MQTSFKTGDKAVYPGQGVGEVMGIEHTEVAGQRQSFYVLRILENGMRIMIPINKVGSVGLREIISEEDVKQVYSILREKDISVDSTTWNRRYREYMEKIKTGSVFEIAEVLRDLYLLKGDKDLSFGERKMLDTARSLLIKELSLAKDCSEEEIESDLKKIFNLA, encoded by the coding sequence GTGCAGACCAGCTTCAAGACTGGTGACAAGGCGGTTTATCCGGGCCAGGGCGTCGGTGAGGTGATGGGTATCGAGCACACCGAAGTGGCCGGGCAGCGCCAGTCGTTCTACGTGCTGCGCATCCTGGAGAACGGGATGCGGATCATGATCCCGATCAACAAGGTCGGGTCGGTCGGCCTCCGTGAGATCATCAGCGAGGAGGATGTGAAGCAGGTCTATTCCATCCTCCGCGAGAAGGACATCTCGGTTGACTCCACCACCTGGAACCGTCGGTACCGGGAGTACATGGAGAAGATCAAGACGGGCTCCGTCTTCGAGATCGCCGAGGTGCTTCGTGATCTGTACCTCCTGAAGGGTGACAAGGATCTGTCCTTCGGCGAGCGCAAGATGCTCGATACGGCGCGCTCGCTGCTGATCAAGGAGCTGTCGCTCGCGAAGGACTGCTCCGAGGAAGAAATCGAGTCGGACCTGAAGAAGATCTTCAACCTCGCCTGA
- a CDS encoding FHA domain-containing protein yields the protein MAPPNPKRPPRPPRPPGTQAPKDSDVELPFDDDEVAPLQADDPRPQRVPQFPAGSRKPTRQGGGRGRERGDRELSSKFDWGREYSNPGHPPAFLYVERGPGAGQLVPVQPGTLVLGRSSSSDLRLQHPSISRRHAQVTRKGDQIFLKDLGSQNGTFINRNRVTDEVEVMSGDEITLGNAMMRLRGPGGTPAAGLPAFVGDAAPPAPRKRGLSPLGVGLVAAGLGSTVAALFTVLAVGLGSNRTVSTDEGPRAARPSTSSQAPSSGATPTDSERPLLVDPSNARPTEDARPQAAPTPSGLSARDIASGSKRVTTQTGAASSGTGSSARDIASGANAGRTSAPEEAPAPSANPGKEAGVRDLSAGVTRAPSRGAMSAQSVASGEVAAFPDPTDSDASTGVKNGTSPKPRSSKPTGPTTEAEALRLYEANNVAAALELAKAGRFKALHAQLSRYDSALSEVDKALRSNDTARAISQLTIAVGVDQELAKGWSQQGLELRNQLSDLYVRLGKEHSKAQNPDAARKAYTQALKHNKDNPVAREGLRRLDSAATAP from the coding sequence ATGGCTCCACCGAATCCCAAGCGCCCGCCCCGCCCTCCCCGTCCACCGGGTACGCAGGCGCCGAAGGACTCCGACGTGGAGCTGCCCTTCGACGACGACGAGGTGGCACCACTCCAGGCCGACGACCCGCGTCCGCAGCGAGTGCCCCAGTTCCCCGCGGGCTCTCGCAAGCCGACGCGCCAGGGCGGTGGCAGAGGGCGTGAGCGGGGCGACCGGGAGCTGTCGTCCAAGTTCGACTGGGGCCGCGAGTACTCGAACCCCGGCCATCCTCCCGCCTTCCTCTACGTCGAGCGAGGCCCCGGCGCCGGGCAGCTCGTGCCCGTGCAGCCAGGGACGCTGGTCCTGGGGCGCTCCTCCTCGTCGGACCTGCGCCTCCAGCACCCGTCCATCAGCCGCCGCCACGCGCAGGTCACCCGGAAGGGCGACCAGATCTTCCTGAAGGACCTGGGCAGCCAGAACGGCACCTTCATCAATCGCAACCGGGTGACAGATGAAGTCGAGGTGATGTCGGGCGACGAAATCACCCTGGGCAACGCGATGATGCGGCTGCGAGGCCCTGGTGGGACGCCCGCCGCGGGACTCCCCGCCTTCGTCGGCGACGCCGCACCGCCCGCGCCTCGCAAGCGAGGGCTGAGCCCTCTGGGCGTGGGGCTCGTCGCCGCGGGGCTGGGCTCCACCGTGGCCGCGCTGTTCACCGTGCTCGCGGTGGGACTGGGCTCGAATCGAACCGTGTCCACTGACGAGGGGCCTCGCGCGGCGCGCCCCTCGACGTCGAGCCAGGCTCCGTCATCCGGTGCCACTCCGACGGACTCCGAGCGCCCGCTCCTCGTGGACCCCAGCAACGCGCGGCCCACGGAAGACGCGCGCCCGCAGGCCGCGCCGACGCCCTCCGGACTCAGCGCTCGCGACATCGCCTCGGGCTCCAAGCGAGTGACGACCCAGACGGGCGCCGCGAGTTCGGGGACAGGAAGCAGCGCTCGTGACATCGCCTCTGGCGCGAATGCCGGGCGGACGTCCGCACCCGAGGAAGCTCCGGCCCCTTCCGCCAACCCCGGCAAGGAGGCGGGTGTTCGAGACCTCTCCGCGGGCGTGACGCGTGCGCCCTCTCGCGGCGCCATGAGCGCCCAGAGTGTCGCCAGTGGCGAAGTGGCCGCGTTCCCGGACCCGACCGACAGCGATGCGTCGACCGGTGTGAAGAACGGCACGAGCCCGAAGCCTCGGAGCAGCAAGCCGACCGGCCCCACCACGGAGGCGGAGGCCCTGCGGCTCTACGAAGCCAACAACGTCGCCGCGGCGCTCGAGCTCGCCAAGGCCGGCAGGTTCAAGGCGCTCCACGCGCAGCTGTCCCGCTACGACTCCGCCCTGAGCGAGGTGGACAAGGCGCTCCGGAGCAACGACACGGCTCGCGCCATCTCCCAGCTCACCATCGCGGTCGGCGTCGACCAGGAGCTCGCGAAGGGCTGGAGCCAGCAAGGGCTCGAGCTCCGCAACCAGCTCTCCGACTTGTACGTGCGCCTGGGCAAGGAGCACTCGAAGGCACAGAATCCGGACGCGGCCCGGAAGGCGTACACGCAGGCGCTGAAGCACAACAAGGACAACCCGGTGGCCCGCGAGGGACTCAGGCGCCTCGATAGCGCCGCGACAGCCCCTTGA